The following proteins come from a genomic window of Salvia hispanica cultivar TCC Black 2014 chromosome 4, UniMelb_Shisp_WGS_1.0, whole genome shotgun sequence:
- the LOC125220145 gene encoding uncharacterized protein LOC125220145 — MGEDDRTFGADFSSEGVSRLRGVVEEKLKEFMGDYTDDTLVEYVIVLLKNGRSKDEAKNELDVFLGDDSDSFISWLWDHLGSNLGLYTQAQELQPVGALKEDPAAGDQRKTGSDQIESEADKGNSVGTYGHHKNRENKGSVRGGHDGVPLPRKSVANNVNIRDENQINDSQSKSHRFPQSGIHKKRRRDNDDGKQQRKREVSQSTVSAPKRLLQFAVRDAVSTSRPSKATAEPSLKRLRSVVSTPESYAEAHPQRIRRASMSVAIKAMAEAVKDVTKVRPSRNVFDRLGNAMNGPKTSSHREHGCISEDAVDEDLNVEMKSLHSSYYPRDDIGMLQEGNMSSFHEEVMVTGRGYDRENCDQRGREGTDIYPSNSSGENWVERSLKFQYGAADHVDGTPNRPPRDIIQPATVHSAILMNSSSVTMKMRKPSLQEEIEASEMDSREGMRGADTVSTKSEAWLMKENSNHIVPFNGNAKPDATLLESERSQAESGLCNTVPLPTDDADSRTIFVSNVHFAATKDSLLRHFNKFGEVLKVIILTDPATGQPKGSTYIEFMRKEAAELALSLDGTSFLSRILKIVKKSSAQPDTASVMTWPRVARASPFVVPRYGRAPFARGMPSLYRGGGRVPMKPGARSFQWKRGADSTLTTETSGQASNNIISSPSTRNLTYVRAEAKTNGSSGKF, encoded by the exons GAATATGTGATAGTCTTGCTAAAAAATGGTAGGAGTAAGGATGAAGCGAAGAATGAACTAGATGTCTTTTTAGGAGATGACAGCGACTCTTTCATATCATG GCTATGGGATCATCTGGGGTCTAATTTAGGTTTATACACCCAAGCACAAGAACTTCAACCAGTAGGAGCCCTCAAAGAAGACCCTGCTGCAGGGGATCAGAGGAAAACTGGATCTGATCAGATTGAATCTGAAGCTGATAAAGGAAACTCTGTTGGAACATATGGGCACCATAAAAATCGGGAAAATAAAGGGTCTGTAAGGGGTGGTCATGATGGAGTCCCACTTCCTCGGAAGTCTGTGGCCAACAATGTAAATATCAGAGATGAAAATCAGATTAATGATTCTCAATCCAAGTCACATCGTTTTCCTCAGTCAggaattcataaaaaaagaaggCGAGATAATGATGATGGGAAACAGCAAAGAAAG AGAGAAGTGTCCCAGTCAACTGTTAGTGCCCCAAAAAGGCTACTGCAATTTGCTGTACGTGATGCTGTTTCTACTTCTAGGCCATCAAAGGCCACAGCAGAGCCTTCACTCAAACGTCTGCGCTCCGTGGTTTCAACACCAGAGTCATATGCAGAAGCACACCCTCAGAGGATTCGCCGTGCTTCAATGTCTGTGGCTATTAAAGCTATGGCAGAAGCGGTGAAGGATGTAACAAAAGTTAGGCCTTCCCGTAATGTGTTTGATAGGCTTGGTAATGCTATGAATGGCCCAAAAACTAGCAGTCATCGAGAACATGGATGTATTTCTGAAGATGCTGTTGATGAAGACCTTAATGTTGAGATGAAGAGTCTTCACTCTTCTTATTACCCTAGAGATGATATTGGCATGCTGCAAGAAGGGAACATGTCATCTTTTCATGAAGAAGTCATGGTTACTGGTCGGGGATATGACAGAGAAAATTGTGATCAAAGGGGCCGGGAAGGCACAGATATTTATCCATCAAACTCATCTGGTGAAAACTGGGTTGAGAGGTCCTTGAAGTTTCAATATGGTGCTGCTGATCATGTTGATGGAACACCCAACAGACCACCCAGAGATATTATTCAACCTGCGACAGTGCATAGTGCAATCCTCATGAATTCTTCCTCTGTAACAATGAAAATGAGGAAACCTTCGTTACAGGAAGAAATAGAGGCATCTGAGATGGATAGTCGTGAAGGAATGCGAGGTGCTGATACCGTGTCAACAAAATCTGAAGCGTGGTTGATGAAAGAGAACAGCAATCATATTGTGCCTTTTAATGGAAAT GCAAAGCCTGATGCTACTCTGCTCGAGTCTGAAAGGAGTCAGGCAGAAAGTG GTTTATGCAATACTGTTCCACTACCAACTGATGATGCTGATTCTCGTACCATCTTTGTTAGCAAT GTACATTTTGCTGCCACGAAGGATAGCCTTTTGCGacatttcaacaagtttgGAGAAGTCCTGAAAGTTATTATCTTAACTGATCCAGCTACTGGGCAACCCAAAGG ATCAACATATATagaatttatgagaaaagAAGCAGCTGAGCTTGCTTTGTCTTTGGATGGCACGTCTTTTTTGTCACGCATTTTGAAG ATTGTAAAGAAAAGCTCTGCTCAACCGGACACTGCATCTGTTATGACATGGCCTCGTGTTGCCCGGGCATCTCCTTTTGTTGTTCCAAGATATGGCAGAGCTCCTTTTGCTAGAGGTATGCCCAGTTTATACAGGGGTGGTGGCCGTGTACCTATGAAGCCTGGTGCACGGAGTTTCCAGTGGAAGCGAGGGGCTGACTCAACTTTGACCACCGAGACTTCAGGTCAGGCCTCCAACAACATAATTTCATCACCAAGTACGCGTAATCTCACATATGTGAGAGCAGAAGCCAAGACAAATGGGAGTTCAGGGAAATTTTGA
- the LOC125221609 gene encoding ADP,ATP carrier protein 1, mitochondrial-like: MEQPKPNCSGTATAQAPAEKGFSGFVVDFAMGGVSAAVSKSAAAPIERVKLMIQNQDELIKSGRLSRPYKGIGECFKRTMNEEGFASFWRGNGTNVLRYFPTQAFNFAFKDYFKSLFNFKKERDGYWKWFGGNLASGGAAGASSQVIVYSLDYARTRLSNDAKSVTKGGQRQFNGLFDVYRKTLASDGVPGLYRGFNISLLGIIVYRGLYFGMYDSLKPLVLTADLQDSFLASFGLGWVVTNGAGLAAYPIDTIRRRMMMTSGEAVKYKSSLDAFTQIVKNEGAKSLFKGGGANILRAVAGAGVLAGYDKLQLLVFGSAAS, encoded by the exons ATGGAGCAGCCAAAGCCAAACTGCTCGGGCACTGCCACGGCGCAAGCACCGGCGGAGAAGGGATTTTCCGGTTTCGTGGTGGATTTCGCGATGGGCGGAGTGTCGGCAGCGGTGTCGAAGTCCGCTGCAGCGCCAATCGAGCGCGTGAAGCTCATGATACAAAACCAAGATGAACTTATCAAGAGTGGTAGGCTGTCTCGGCCGTACAAAGGAATCGGTGAGTGTTTCAAGAGAACAATGAACGAGGAAGGATTTGCTTCCTTTTGGAGAGGAAACGGCACTAACGTGCTTCGTTACTTCCCCACTCAG GCTTTCAATTTCGCATTCAAGGATTACTTCAAGAGCCTTTTCAATTTCAAGAAAGAGAGAGACGGGTACTGGAAATGGTTTGGCGGGAACCTGGCCTCCGGTGGGGCAGCCGGCGCTTCATCTCAGGTGATTGTTTACTCTCTTGACTATGCTCGCACTCGCCTCTCCAACGATGCCAAATCCGTCACCAAAGGAGGCCAAAGACAATTCAACGGATTGTTCGACGTCTACCGCAAGACCTTAGCATCTGATGGTGTCCCTGGGCTGTATCGAGGATTCAACATATCGCTCCTCGGCATCATCGTCTACCGCGGCCTCTATTTCGGAATGTACGATTCTTTGAAGCCCCTCGTGCTAACTGCAGATCTGCAG GATTCATTCTTGGCTAGCTTCGGGCTGGGTTGGGTTGTGACCAACGGCGCTGGGCTTGCGGCGTATCCAATCGACACTATAAGGAGAAGGATGATGATGACTTCGGGTGAAGCGGTAAAATATAAAAGCTCGTTGGATGCGTTTACTCAAATAGTGAAGAATGAGGGTGCCAAATCTTTGTTTAAGGGGGGCGGCGCCAACATTCTACGCGCCGTCGCCGGGGCTGGTGTGCTCGCCGGCTATGATAAGTTGCAGTTACTCGTTTTTGGGTCCGCTGCTTCTTGA
- the LOC125220146 gene encoding uncharacterized protein LOC125220146, translated as MAASRRFTCNLLRRSLSSKPSSLPPSQTAKHGHLQNRISSNYALVFLNRRSSLLQSLNHPFQNPNPITCSSIRFLSNGEKKSDENPIEKKSNELKHQEITGPTVDRDLSALANETRQVLETMMRSVYSLSKVLAGLGLVHLGLGAWMSYSMRPPLLEVSIQSLLAFGLPFSVAFMLRRSLKPMYFFKKMEEQGRLQILTLTLQVAKGLNTFFVRLRGVTYLCIAGASVSFIYAVLSR; from the coding sequence ATGGCGGCTTCTCGCAGGTTTACATGTAATCTTCTTCGCCGTTCTCTTTCATCAAAACCATCTTCTCTCCCTCCTTCCCAAACTGCTAAACATGGTCATCTTCAAAATCGTATTTCATCAAATTACGCCCTAGTTTTTCTAAACCGACGATCAAGCCTTCTTCAATCACTCAATCATCCttttcaaaaccctaatcCAATCACTTGCAGCAGTATCAGATTCCTATCCAATGGAGAAAAGAAATCGGATGAAAATCCAATTGAAAAGAAATCGAATGAATTGAAGCACCAGGAAATCACGGGGCCGACTGTGGATCGAGATCTATCAGCACTGGCTAATGAGACGCGGCAAGTTCTGGAGACGATGATGAGGAGTGTTTACAGCTTGAGCAAAGTTTTAGCCGGATTAGGATTGGTGCATCTGGGTTTGGGAGCCTGGATGTCGTACAGTATGCGTCCTCCTCTTCTGGAGGTGTCGATTCAGAGCTTGCTGGCGTTTGGGCTGCCATTTTCGGTAGCATTCATGCTGAGGCGGTCGTTGAAGCCAATGTACTTCTTCAAGAAGATGGAGGAGCAAGGCAGGCTGCAGATTCTGACCCTCACTCTTCAGGTTGCCAAGGGTTTGAATACCTTTTTCGTGCGTCTTCGTGGCGTTACTTATCTCTGCATTGCTGGTGCATCCGTTAGTTTCATATACGCTGTGCTATCTAGATGA
- the LOC125185460 gene encoding E3 ubiquitin-protein ligase makorin-like has protein sequence MSKRVLCKFFAHGACLKGEHCEYSHDWKAPPNNICTFYQKGACAYGTRCRYDHVKVSQLQSPASSSSADLSSTTAATLVSGATTGVSFEHSASNLPVHPPFTPAWGENSGNSDTLQGDDDLADFRDLDPADQPICSFAAAGECPHGVSCHRVHGDLCPTCRKHCLHPFRPQEREEHMKTCEKRQKHLEALTHSQEIECSVCLEKILSKPTAAERKFGILSECDHPFCVSCIRNWRSTSRSSGMDANPALRSCPICRKLSYFVIPSVIWYSSKDDKQEIVDSYKSKLRSIDCRHFDFGNGTCPFGTSCFYRHAYRDGRLEEVVLRHLGAEDGNTVIAKDIRLSDFLSNMWIR, from the exons ATGTCTAAACG GGTTCTCTGCAAATTCTTTGCTCATGGTGCATGTCTAAAAGGGGAACACTGTGAGTATTCACATGATTGGAAGGCCCCACCTAATAAT ATATGTACGTTCTACCAGAAAGGAGCTTGCGCTTATGGCACTCGTTGTAGATATGATCACGTCAAAGTTTCTCAGTTACAGTCGCCAGCTTCATCATCATCTGCAGATCTTTCTTCCACCACAGCTGCGACATTAGTCTCCGGTGCTACCACTGGTGTTAGTTTTGAACATTCAGCTTCTAACTTACCAGTTCATCCTCCTTTTACACCAGCATGGGGAGAGAATTCTGGGAATTCTGATACTCTACAAGGTGATGATGATTTGGCAGACTTTAGGGATTTAGATCCTGCTGACCAACCAATATGCTCTTTTGCTGCTGCTGGGGAATGTCCACATGGTGTGAGTTGCCATCGAGTTCATGGGGATCTTTGTCCTACCTGCAGGAAGCATTGCTTGCATCCTTTTAGGCctcaagagagagaagaacACATGAAAACATGTGAAAAGAGACAAAAACACTTAGAAGCATTGACACATAGTCAAGAAATAGAATGCAGTGTTTGTCTTGAGAAGATCCTCTCAAAACCTACGGCAGCTGAACGTAAATTTGGGATATTGTCAGAGTGCGATCATCCATTTTGTGTATCATGCATCAGGAATTGGCGCAGTACTTCACGATCATCTGGCATGGATGCTAATCCTGCATTAAGATCATGCCCTATATGTAGGAAGCTTTCATATTTTGTGATTCCAAGTGTAATTTGGTATTCCTCTAAAGATGATAAGCAAGAAATTGTTGACAGTTACAAGTCCAAGCTGAG ATCTATTGATTGCAGGCACTTTGACTTCGGGAATGGGACCTGCCCATTTGGCACGAGTTGTTTTTATAGG CATGCATATCGTGATGGTCGTCTTGAGGAAGTTGTCCTCCGCCATCTTGGAGCAGAAGATGGAAATACTGTAATTGCCAAAGATATTAG GCTCTCCGATTTTCTTAGTAATATGTGGATAAGATGA
- the LOC125221608 gene encoding ADP,ATP carrier protein 1, mitochondrial-like, which yields MTMDQPHYPSTAQKVAGQLLKSTPTQRFGAFEGCQPRPSLYQSQYKYGNYTNAALTYPYQMNYDLSVVKSAASPVFAQAPAEKGFAGFAIDFLMGGVSAAVSKTAAAPIERVKLLIQNQDEMLKTGRLSKPYGGIGECFSRTIKEEGFGSLWRGNTANVIRYFPTQALNFAFKDYFKRLFNFKKDRDGYWKWFAGNLASGGAAGASSLLFVYSLDYARTRLANDAKAAKKGGERQFNGLIDVYRKTLASDGVAGLYRGFNISCVGIIVYRGLYFGMYDSLKPVLLTGTLQDSFFASFALGWLITNGAGLASYPIDTVRRRMMMTSGEAVKYKSSLDAFSQILKNEGAKSLFKGAGANILRAIAGAGVLAGYDKLQLLVLGKKYGSGGA from the exons ATGACTATGGATCAGCCACACTACCCGTCCACTGCTCAGAAGGTGGCTGGGCAGCTTTTAAAATCCACCCCTACTCAGCGTTTCGGGGCATTTGAAGGTTGTCAGCCTCGGCCATCTTTATATCAATCACAATATAAATATGGTAACTACACAAATGCTGCATTGACATATCCTTATCAAATGAATTACGACCTTTCTGTGGTCAAGTCTGCTGCCTCCCCAGTTTTTGCACAAGCCCCTGCAGAGAAAGGATTTGCGGGCTTTGCTATTGATTTTCTCATGGGTGGAGTCTCTGCTGCCGTATCTAAAACAGCTGCTGCTCCTATTGAGCGTGTGAAACTTTTGATACAAAACCAGGATGAGATGCTTAAGACTGGTAGATTGTCTAAACCATATGGAGGCATCGGTGAATGTTTCTCGAGAACAATCAAAGAAGAAGGATTTGGTTCTTTGTGGAGAGGGAACACTGCTAATGTGATCCGTTACTTCCCTACCCAG GCCTTGAATTTTGCATTCAAGGATTACTTCAAGAGGCTTTTCAACTTTAAGAAAGATAGGGATGGTTACTGGAAATGGTTTGCTGGGAACCTGGCTTCAGGTGGTGCAGCTGGTGCTTCTTCTCTCCTCTTTGTTTACTCTCTGGACTATGCTCGTACTAGATTAGCAAATGACGCCAAGGCAGCAAAGAAGGGTGGAGAGAGGCAGTTCAATGGCTTGATTGATGTCTACAGGAAGACTTTGGCGTCTGATGGCGTTGCTGGACTGTATCGTGGATTCAACATATCATGTGTCGGAATCATTGTTTACCGTGGTCTCTACTTTGGAATGTACGATTCTTTGAAGCCAGTTCTTCTCACTGGCACGCTGCAG GATAGTTTCTTTGCTAGCTTTGCCCTGGGTTGGCTGATCACAAACGGTGCTGGTCTTGCATCGTACCCAATTGATACCGTTCGCAGACGTATGATGATGACATCTGGTGAAGCTGTAAAATACAAAAGCTCATTGGATGCTTTCTCTCAGATCTTGAAGAACGAGGGTGCCAAATCTCTATTCAAAGGTGCTGGAGCTAACATTCTGAGGGCCATTGCTGGTGCTGGTGTGCTCGCTGGCTACGATAAGCTGCAGTTACTCGTCCTCGGAAAGAAATACGGATCCGGTGGCGCTTAA